In Candidatus Pantoea floridensis, the genomic window CGCGTTTTCCACGCTGCGGTGCGGCATCAGCGCTCACGTCGCCAGGCTTCGGCGGTTAAGGCTTCACCAAAATGGCTGGCGATCAGGCGTTTGGTTAGATCATGTAACGGCGAGGCCAGCACATCGGCGGTGCCGCCGCGCTCCACGACTTCGCCCTGATGCATTACTAATACCTGATCGCTGATGTGCTTCATCATGCCAAGGTGCTGCGTGACATAGATATAGGCGATGCCGTGCTGCTCCTGCAGTTCCAGCATCAGATTCACCAGCTGCGAGCGCATGGTCATATCCAGTGAGGCAAGGGCTTCATCGGCAACGATCACTTTTGGCTGCAAAATCAATGCGCGTGCCAGCGCCAGGCGCTGTTTTTGTCCGGGCGCCAACATATGTGGATAGTAGCCAGCATGATCGCGCAGCAAGCCGACCTGGCGCAGCGTGGCGATAATGCGTTTCTCGCGCGCTTCATCGTCGAGTTCTGTATTCAGACGCAGCGGAAAATCAAGAATCTGGCTGACGCGCTGCCGCGGATTGAGCGAGGTGGAGGGATCCTGAAAAATCATGCGGATGCGCTGGCTCCGGTAGCCATAGTCGCCGTACTCCAGCGGATGATCGTCAATCAGCATTTCACCCGCGGTGGGTTCCACCATGCCGCTCAGCATTTTCGCCAGCGTGGATTTTCCCGAACCGTTTTCACCGATCACCGCCAGCGTCTGCTTTTCACGCAGGGTAAAACTGACGCCTTTCACCGCCTCAACGTGCTGACGACGAAACAGGCCGGTACGATAGCGATAGGTTTTGCTCAGGTTGCGTACTTCCAGCAAGGTGTCCATGACTACTGGCCCTCCATATTTAGCGGGAAGTGGCAGGCGAACAGGTGGGCTTTGTTACCGGTCAGACGCGGAGTCTCAATGCATTTTCGCTGCGCATACGGGCAGCGTGGCCCAAGACGGCAGCCAATCGGCAAATGTTCCAGCGACGGGATCGCGCCCGACAGCGTATTTAATCGGCTTTTGTGCGGCAGCGCGCTGCCGAAATCGGGCATCGCGCGGATCAGCGCCTGAGTATAAGGATGGTGCGGCGTATCCATAAGATCTTCGCTTTGCGCCGTTTCCACCGTCTGGCCGCAATACATCACGTTGATGCGGTCAGCCCATTGGCTCATCGTACGCAGGTCGTGGCTGATCAGCAAAATCGTGGTGTTGTTATTCTGATTGAGGCGGCTCAGCAGGCGGAAAATCTGCGCCTGCGTGGTTGGCTCCATGGCGTTGGTCGGTTCATCGGCGATCAACAGGCGCGGCTGATTGGCCAGGGCGATAGCGATCATCACTTTCTGGCATTCACCGTCGGTTAATTCGTACGGGAAGCTGCGCATGATGTCTTTATGATCTTTGATGCCAACGCGGTGCAATAGCTCAATCGCGCGCACTTTACGCCAGAACCACAGGCGCTGATACCAGCGACCTTTATGGGTCCAGCGCGGAATGGCCTGCATCAGTTGGCGGCCAATGCTTTCTGAAGGATCGAGACAGGATTGCGGCTCCTGGAAAATCATCGAGACATTGTGGCCGACAATACGTCGGCGTTCGCGCGGCGACAGACGCAGCAGGTCGACGTCGTCAAATACCATGCGATCGGCGGTGACGCGCCAGTTATCTTTCGTTACGCCACAAATGGCTTTGGCGATCAGGCTCTTGCCCGATCCTGATTCACCGACCAGCCCGCGCACTTCACCTTCGGTAAGCGTCAGATTGATGCGGTCGACCGCTTTGACCGGACCGTCAGCGGTCATAAATTCGATGGTCAGATTTCGGATATCCAGTAGCGGCATTATTCAACTCCCGCTTCTACTGCGCGACGGATACCATCGCCCAGCAGGTTAACGATCAACACGCTCACCATCAGCGCCACGCCTGGCAGCATCACCGTCCAGGGCGCCACATAGATCAGCTCCAGCGCGTCACCGAGCATTGCGCCCCATTCGGGTGAGGGCAGCTGCGCGCCAAGATCGAGGAAACCGAGCGCCGCGATATCCAGAATCGCCATTGACAGCGAGCGGGTAATTTCGCTCACCAGCAGCGGCAGCACATTCGGCAGCACGGCGTTCCACAGAATATTCAGATTGCGCGCACCATCGAGACGCAGCGCCACCACATACTCTTTCTCCATCTCATCATGTACAGCAGTATAGATTTCGCGCACTAAACGTGGGATCAGCGCCAGAAACACGGCCAGCATCGCATGTTCCAGACGCGGCCCGAGAAAGGCCACCACGATAATCGCCAGTAATAGCGAAGGAATCGACAGCAGCGTGTCCAGCACGTGGTTCATTACCGCCGAACGCACGCCGCGCGTTATGCCAGCGAAGATACCGAGCACCAGCGCGCAGATCGTCGCTAACACCGTAACCAGAATGGCGGACCCCACGGTGGGCGCCACGCCGCTTAACAGTCGGCTCAGTACATCGCGCCCAAGATCGTCGGTACCAAGGAAGAAAGAGACATCGCCATAGCGCGACCACGAAGGCGGCAGTAGTTGATAACCCAGGAATTGCTGGTCAATGCCATAAGGTGACAGCAAACCACCGAACAGGCAGAGGAAGAGCAGGATGCCAAAGCCGTACAAACCGACCATGCCGCTGGTGTCGCGATATAAGCGCTGCCAGCTGCGACGCAGCGTGCTGGGCAGCCGCTTCTCGTCATAGACATTATCGTAGGGCATACCATTCCTTATGTTTCAGCGGATTAAGTGCCGCACCGAGAATATCGGATAACACGCTAACCAGAATGACCAATCCACCGACCACCATCACGCCAGCAGAAATTGCTGCGTAGTCCTGCTGGCGAATCGCATTAATCAACCAGCGACCAAGGCCTGGCCAGTTGAACACCACTTCGGTGATCATCGCTAATGTCAGCATGGTGGAGAATTGCAGCCCAAGACGAGGAATCACCGGCGGCAGCGCATTATGCAATACGTGACGGCGAATCACCGTGAAGCGCGACAACCCGCGCGTTGCGGCAGCTTTGACATAATTTTTGTCCATCACGTCGCTGGTGCTGCTGCGCAGTAAGCGGATCATCTCGGTAGCCGGCGCAACGGCCAGCACTATTACCGGCAGAATCATATGCGTCAACGCGCTCACCATCATTTCATGGCGCCAGGGCGAATGGCTCAGCCAGGCATCAATCAGCGCGAAGCCAGTGATATTTTGCACCGGATAAAGCAGATCGAAGCGTCCGGAAACCGGCAGCCAGCCGAGGGTCAAGGAGAAGAAAAGGGTAAAGAGCAGCGCCAGCCAGAACACCGGCATTGAGAAACCCAGCAGCGCCAGGGCGCTAATCGCTTTATCCTGCCACTTTTTCCGCATCACGCCGGCGCAGATCCCCAGTGGAATGCCCACCAGCAGCGCCAGAATAAACGCCATTACGCACAGCTCTAGCGTGGCGGGAAATACTTCGCGCAGTTGAATATCGATTGGCTGACCGTTGGTACTGGATACGCCGAAATCGAACTGCAACAGGCCTTTAAACCAGAACCACCAGGCATCAAACAGCGATGCACCTTCCAGCGGCGCGTTGGGTGTGAAGTAACTGAGGCTGAAGCTCACCAGCGAAAGCAAGAATAGGGTGATCAGCAGCAGTAGCAGACGACGCAAAATATAGATGATCATGCTTATTCCTCGCTGCTCTCATCACGATAAACGCCGGCAAAAGAGGCGTTACCAAACGGGCTCAGTACTAAGCCTTTAATGTCATGTCGATAGGCTTGCAAACGCAGCGAAGAGGCCAGCGGCAATACCGGCAGCTCCTGCGCCAAAATCTGCTGCGCTTTGTCGTAGCTATCGATGCGCGCCGAAAGCTGTTGCGACAACAGCGCATGTTGCAGCGCTTCGTCAAACGCCGGCGAACACCAGTGCGCATAGTTGGTCTGCGAGCGGATAGCGGCACAACTCAGAAGCGGCCGGAAGAAACTGTCGGGATCGTTACTGTCGGTGGCCCAACCGGTTAGCGTGAGATCGTGATTCATCTCCATCAGCTGCGCTTCCTGGAATCGGCCTTCCACCGGCGCGATGGTCACCCGCACGCCAACCTGAGCCAAATCGGCCTGTAACAGCTCAGCGGTTTTCAATGGGCTAGGATTCCATGACTGTGAAGAAGAGGGCACCACTAAGCGTAAATGCAGGTCTTCCAGACCGAGCGCCTTCAGTGCTTCTCGTGCTTTCGCCGGATTATATTCGGTAACGTGTGCATCGTTGTCATAAGCCCATGACGCGCGCGGCAGAATCGAAGCCGCCGTTTCTGCGGTGCCGTAATAAATCGACTCCATCAAGCGTTCGTTATTGATTGCCAGCGCCAGTGCATGACGCACTTCCGGGCGATCGAGCGGCGGTTTACGGGTGTTAAACGCCAGATAAGCGATATTCATGCCGGGTCGCAACGTCATACGCAGACGCGGATCGTCGCGCAAAATGCTCAGCTGGCTGGCGGCAGGATAGGCCAGCACATCACATTCACCGGTCAGCAGTTTAGATAAACGTCCGGTCCCGCCGACGCCCAAATCAATCACCACTTGCTGCAGCCGCGGTACGCCTTTCCAATACTGCGGATTACGTGCCAGCCGCAGATATTGCCCGGTGCGGTATTCACTCAGCTGGAACGGGCCAGTACCTACGGGCTCGCGATCCAGCTGCTCTTGTTGGCCTTTAGCGCTGAGATTGTTGGCGTACTCCTGCGACAAAATTGGCGCGTAATGGGTGGCGATGTGCCAGAGGAAGGAGGCGTCTGGGCTGTTGAGGCGGATTTCCACCGTATCGCTATCCAACTTTTTAACGCTCTGCACTGAATCGGCGAACTGCAGGCTGTCGAAATAGGGATAGCTGCCACCGTTGACGTTATGCCACGGATGCTTACGGTCAAACATGCGCGCAAAACTGAATACCACATCGTCGGCATTCATTTTGCGCGTCGGTTTAAACCCGTTGGTGTGCTGGAAGGCCACGTCTTTGCGCAGGTGGAAACGGTAGGTTGCACCGTTATCTCGCACTTCCCAGCTCTCAGCCAGATCGGGAATCAACCGATAGGTATAAGGATCGACGTCCAGCAGCCGATCGTACAGCTGTGCCGCGAGCGTATCGACCACCAGGCCGCTGCTTACCATTTGCGGATTGAACGTATTAACCGTGCCGTTCACACAATAGACAAAGCCGCTGTGGCGGATATTGTCGGTTGGCGCGGCCCACGCTGACGCACTCATGATGCTGAGACCAAGCAGCAGAGAAGGGAATAGTTTTGGCATAGAACTCAACGATTCTGAGGCAATAGCGTGAGTGTATCCCAAACCGCTCGGAGTCCCAAAATTCGCGACGCTTCTGCTGTGTTTTTCGCCAAAGTGGCGATGAGGTAATCACAATCTTAGTGTGGAAATGAGAAAAATTCTCAATTAGGGCTTTACAGATGATAATAAGAATGATTATTATTCATCTGCGCTTCGACGGTGGCTCTACCGAAGAAGAGCACGACATTGCTCACATTGCTTCCAGTATTAGTTGCCCGCACGCTGTGCGGGCTTTTTTTTGTCCAGGTCCGAGCCAGCGTTAATAACGCAGGCGTCCACTGAAGCCATTCGAGAGCATCACGCCTGATTTTACGCTCAAATCGGCCTCTTGTTCGCGCGGTTGCAAGGCGTTGATGAAGGCTTCCGCCCACGTATAGCAGTTATGCAGGTGAAGGTTTTTCATCAGGCTCGCGTGACGTTCGCGGCGTACGGAAAGTGGCATGATGAGCGCGGTATGAATGGCATCTGCAATCGCATCGGGATCGTAAGGATTGACCACCAGCGCCCCCTGCATCTGCTCGGCGGCACCGGCAAACTGTGACAAAATTAAAACGCCGGGATTAGTATGATCCTGCACGGCGACATAGGTTTTAGCCATCAGGCTCATCCCGGCTATCAGCGGTGTTACCAGCGCCACGCGCGCCGCACGGTAGAATCCGCACAGCTCTTCTCGTGAATAATGATTGCTCAGATAACTCACGGGATACCAGTTCAGCTCACCATGAATACCGTTCATTTCGCCGCAGCGCGTCTCAAGATCGCGCGACAATTCTTTAATGCGATGAGAATAGCCGGACGCCATAGAAGCGAGCTGCACCAATGAAAATTTGTGGTGGTACTCTTCATGTTGACGAAGTAATACCTCAATCGCGCTGATACGGTAGGGCGTGCCGGTGCTATCGTCGAAGTGTCCGCTGCTAAGAATGATATTCTCCGGTAAGGTTTCACGGCACTGCTGTTCCATAAAAAGGCAGCTGTTGCTTTCAGCCAGCGCGCTGGTTTCCGCCGTATCAATGCCCACTGGAAATACACCAACGCTTAACTGGCGGCCATGAATCCGCAGCGTATAAGGCGAGAGGTGTTCACAGCGGAAACGCGATCCTACCCATGCAGTGAAATTGTTCATATCCTGGGTGGTCTGGAAACCAATCAGATCGGCACACAATAATGAATCGG contains:
- the sapF gene encoding putrescine export ABC transporter ATP-binding protein SapF, which codes for MDTLLEVRNLSKTYRYRTGLFRRQHVEAVKGVSFTLREKQTLAVIGENGSGKSTLAKMLSGMVEPTAGEMLIDDHPLEYGDYGYRSQRIRMIFQDPSTSLNPRQRVSQILDFPLRLNTELDDEAREKRIIATLRQVGLLRDHAGYYPHMLAPGQKQRLALARALILQPKVIVADEALASLDMTMRSQLVNLMLELQEQHGIAYIYVTQHLGMMKHISDQVLVMHQGEVVERGGTADVLASPLHDLTKRLIASHFGEALTAEAWRRER
- the sapD gene encoding putrescine export ABC transporter ATP-binding protein SapD; this translates as MPLLDIRNLTIEFMTADGPVKAVDRINLTLTEGEVRGLVGESGSGKSLIAKAICGVTKDNWRVTADRMVFDDVDLLRLSPRERRRIVGHNVSMIFQEPQSCLDPSESIGRQLMQAIPRWTHKGRWYQRLWFWRKVRAIELLHRVGIKDHKDIMRSFPYELTDGECQKVMIAIALANQPRLLIADEPTNAMEPTTQAQIFRLLSRLNQNNNTTILLISHDLRTMSQWADRINVMYCGQTVETAQSEDLMDTPHHPYTQALIRAMPDFGSALPHKSRLNTLSGAIPSLEHLPIGCRLGPRCPYAQRKCIETPRLTGNKAHLFACHFPLNMEGQ
- the sapC gene encoding putrescine export ABC transporter permease SapC — encoded protein: MPYDNVYDEKRLPSTLRRSWQRLYRDTSGMVGLYGFGILLFLCLFGGLLSPYGIDQQFLGYQLLPPSWSRYGDVSFFLGTDDLGRDVLSRLLSGVAPTVGSAILVTVLATICALVLGIFAGITRGVRSAVMNHVLDTLLSIPSLLLAIIVVAFLGPRLEHAMLAVFLALIPRLVREIYTAVHDEMEKEYVVALRLDGARNLNILWNAVLPNVLPLLVSEITRSLSMAILDIAALGFLDLGAQLPSPEWGAMLGDALELIYVAPWTVMLPGVALMVSVLIVNLLGDGIRRAVEAGVE
- the sapB gene encoding putrescine export ABC transporter permease SapB translates to MIIYILRRLLLLLITLFLLSLVSFSLSYFTPNAPLEGASLFDAWWFWFKGLLQFDFGVSSTNGQPIDIQLREVFPATLELCVMAFILALLVGIPLGICAGVMRKKWQDKAISALALLGFSMPVFWLALLFTLFFSLTLGWLPVSGRFDLLYPVQNITGFALIDAWLSHSPWRHEMMVSALTHMILPVIVLAVAPATEMIRLLRSSTSDVMDKNYVKAAATRGLSRFTVIRRHVLHNALPPVIPRLGLQFSTMLTLAMITEVVFNWPGLGRWLINAIRQQDYAAISAGVMVVGGLVILVSVLSDILGAALNPLKHKEWYALR
- the sapA gene encoding ABC transporter substrate-binding protein SapA — encoded protein: MPKLFPSLLLGLSIMSASAWAAPTDNIRHSGFVYCVNGTVNTFNPQMVSSGLVVDTLAAQLYDRLLDVDPYTYRLIPDLAESWEVRDNGATYRFHLRKDVAFQHTNGFKPTRKMNADDVVFSFARMFDRKHPWHNVNGGSYPYFDSLQFADSVQSVKKLDSDTVEIRLNSPDASFLWHIATHYAPILSQEYANNLSAKGQQEQLDREPVGTGPFQLSEYRTGQYLRLARNPQYWKGVPRLQQVVIDLGVGGTGRLSKLLTGECDVLAYPAASQLSILRDDPRLRMTLRPGMNIAYLAFNTRKPPLDRPEVRHALALAINNERLMESIYYGTAETAASILPRASWAYDNDAHVTEYNPAKAREALKALGLEDLHLRLVVPSSSQSWNPSPLKTAELLQADLAQVGVRVTIAPVEGRFQEAQLMEMNHDLTLTGWATDSNDPDSFFRPLLSCAAIRSQTNYAHWCSPAFDEALQHALLSQQLSARIDSYDKAQQILAQELPVLPLASSLRLQAYRHDIKGLVLSPFGNASFAGVYRDESSEE
- a CDS encoding alpha,alpha-trehalose-phosphate synthase (UDP-forming), with the protein product MSGLMLVSHSQNSHSTLATIYESILARRGGMWVKWSGEFETLSSELHRELNFNKGNEYDTLTFRLTKAEYEEGYHQYIHQGLWPVFHQRPDMARFSTSSQIGYMRLNETYARAISDYAMPDDDIWLQDYHLIPSIKMLRDAGLINRIGFFFHQPFPAGQSFESIPNWRYLADSLLCADLIGFQTTQDMNNFTAWVGSRFRCEHLSPYTLRIHGRQLSVGVFPVGIDTAETSALAESNSCLFMEQQCRETLPENIILSSGHFDDSTGTPYRISAIEVLLRQHEEYHHKFSLVQLASMASGYSHRIKELSRDLETRCGEMNGIHGELNWYPVSYLSNHYSREELCGFYRAARVALVTPLIAGMSLMAKTYVAVQDHTNPGVLILSQFAGAAEQMQGALVVNPYDPDAIADAIHTALIMPLSVRRERHASLMKNLHLHNCYTWAEAFINALQPREQEADLSVKSGVMLSNGFSGRLRY